A stretch of Myceligenerans xiligouense DNA encodes these proteins:
- a CDS encoding Asp23/Gls24 family envelope stress response protein: protein MANATAGTQAKSATDSAQVEGKTTIQDDVVAKIAGIAAREVSGVYALGGGAQRMVGNIRDALNSTDLTQGISVEVGEKQVAVDVTIVANYPVPLQQVSDEVRTAIFRAMNDLVGMDVAEVNVTVNDVHLPSDNDQEGEGEEQQQGRVR, encoded by the coding sequence ATGGCGAACGCAACCGCAGGGACGCAGGCGAAGAGCGCGACCGACTCGGCCCAGGTCGAGGGCAAGACCACCATCCAGGACGACGTCGTCGCGAAGATCGCCGGTATCGCGGCACGTGAGGTGTCGGGTGTCTACGCCCTCGGCGGGGGCGCCCAGCGGATGGTCGGCAACATCCGCGACGCCCTGAACTCCACCGACCTGACCCAGGGGATCAGCGTCGAGGTGGGGGAGAAGCAGGTCGCCGTCGACGTCACCATCGTCGCCAACTACCCGGTGCCGCTGCAGCAGGTCTCCGACGAGGTGCGCACCGCGATCTTCCGCGCGATGAACGACCTGGTCGGCATGGACGTCGCCGAGGTGAACGTGACCGTCAACGACGTCCACCTGCCCTCGGACAACGACCAGGAGGGCGAGGGCGAGGAGCAGCAGCAGGGCCGCGTCCGGTGA
- a CDS encoding DUF2273 domain-containing protein produces MSPTATGAAAGAVLALTWILVGFWAFVLVALAMLLGAAVGRVAEGRLDLRALADAFRGRRSSS; encoded by the coding sequence GTGAGCCCCACCGCCACCGGCGCCGCGGCCGGGGCCGTCCTCGCCCTGACCTGGATACTCGTCGGATTCTGGGCCTTTGTGCTCGTGGCGCTGGCGATGCTGCTCGGCGCGGCCGTGGGCCGCGTCGCCGAAGGGCGGCTGGACCTGCGGGCGCTCGCCGACGCCTTCCGGGGGAGGCGGTCCTCCTCATGA
- a CDS encoding RNA polymerase sigma factor produces MSGRRLPGPLDGADDRIVAGRAADGEVAAFAVLVRRYAPMMRAYARRILNAGTDVDDVVQEAFVTAWQRLPELEDPGRVKNWLMRIAGRKALDRVRASRPQVSVDLVEPRAPARASPPDIVEARAGVDALGAVLRTLTDTERKCWVLREVGGYSYDEIGAELDIPVSTVRGALARARRHIIVRMDGWR; encoded by the coding sequence ATGAGCGGCCGGCGTCTTCCGGGGCCGCTCGACGGCGCCGACGACCGCATCGTCGCGGGGCGGGCCGCCGACGGGGAAGTCGCCGCGTTCGCGGTCCTCGTGCGGCGGTACGCACCGATGATGCGCGCGTACGCCCGCCGGATCCTGAACGCGGGCACCGACGTGGACGACGTCGTGCAGGAGGCGTTCGTCACCGCCTGGCAGCGGCTCCCCGAGCTGGAGGACCCGGGCAGGGTGAAGAACTGGCTGATGCGCATCGCCGGGCGCAAGGCGCTGGACCGCGTCCGGGCGAGCCGCCCGCAGGTCAGCGTCGATCTCGTCGAGCCGCGCGCACCCGCCCGCGCCTCCCCGCCCGACATCGTGGAGGCGCGGGCCGGCGTCGACGCCCTCGGTGCGGTGCTGCGGACCCTCACCGACACCGAGAGGAAATGCTGGGTGCTGCGCGAGGTCGGGGGATACTCCTACGACGAGATCGGCGCGGAGCTGGACATCCCCGTGAGCACGGTCAGGGGAGCGCTCGCTCGTGCGCGCAGGCACATCATCGTGCGGATGGACGGATGGCGATGA
- a CDS encoding sulfotransferase family protein has translation MTRTPRTSKVLNTVFAPVVRGHEDPAKAWEKAVAQVEEEAGVQDRKFADDLGRVAVSIGEEPRLMPLGWTFALSQIKDRYANRLRVNTLLAEHPEIADEPVTDPVFVLGLPRTATTLAHRVLAASPAHRGPLMWEMSHTGLEDPVAAEREIKKLDQGSKFVTSLFAPDLKHMHPSRAEQPEESMMLLPHGTFWPLLHGTLPSYRDWYARRGAAGLAGDYEYLKLGLQVLQHGRERKRWVVKYPGHLNDMPTIKKVFPDATFVWTHRDPVTVLASTCSLVATMWAMYQKDPDPHEVGELVLDTMVTWVDNALESRLTLPPSSIVDVPYHKLSADPHAEVPRVYAAIGAKWTASDEAQLDKVLARPAGTRPHRYDIADYGLTAGQVEESFAPYLGLLQNFDVLDAKPTAEM, from the coding sequence GTGACCCGCACGCCCCGAACCTCGAAGGTTCTCAACACGGTCTTCGCCCCCGTCGTCAGGGGGCACGAGGATCCCGCGAAGGCATGGGAGAAGGCCGTCGCCCAGGTCGAGGAGGAGGCCGGCGTCCAGGACCGGAAGTTCGCCGACGACCTCGGCAGGGTGGCCGTGAGCATCGGCGAGGAGCCGCGGCTGATGCCCCTGGGCTGGACCTTCGCGCTCAGCCAGATCAAGGACCGGTACGCCAACCGGCTGCGGGTCAACACCCTGCTCGCCGAGCACCCGGAGATCGCCGACGAGCCCGTCACCGACCCGGTGTTCGTGCTCGGCCTGCCGCGCACGGCCACCACGCTCGCGCACCGGGTGCTCGCGGCGTCGCCCGCCCACCGCGGCCCGCTCATGTGGGAGATGTCCCACACCGGGCTGGAGGACCCGGTCGCCGCCGAACGCGAGATCAAGAAGCTCGACCAGGGCAGCAAGTTCGTCACGAGCCTGTTCGCGCCCGACCTCAAGCACATGCACCCCAGCCGCGCCGAGCAGCCGGAGGAGTCCATGATGCTCCTGCCGCACGGCACCTTCTGGCCGCTGCTGCACGGCACCCTGCCGTCCTACCGCGACTGGTACGCGCGCCGCGGCGCGGCGGGCCTCGCCGGCGACTACGAGTACCTGAAACTGGGCCTGCAGGTGCTCCAGCACGGGCGCGAGCGCAAGCGCTGGGTGGTCAAGTACCCGGGGCACCTGAACGACATGCCGACGATCAAGAAGGTGTTCCCCGACGCCACGTTCGTCTGGACGCACCGTGACCCGGTCACCGTGCTCGCCTCCACCTGCAGCCTCGTGGCCACGATGTGGGCGATGTACCAGAAGGACCCGGACCCGCACGAGGTCGGCGAGCTCGTGCTGGACACCATGGTCACCTGGGTGGACAACGCGCTCGAGTCCCGGCTCACCCTGCCGCCGTCGTCCATCGTGGACGTCCCGTACCACAAGCTCAGCGCCGACCCGCACGCCGAGGTGCCGCGCGTGTACGCGGCCATCGGGGCGAAATGGACGGCGAGCGACGAGGCGCAGCTCGACAAGGTGCTCGCCCGGCCCGCGGGCACGCGCCCGCACCGGTACGACATCGCGGACTACGGGCTGACCGCCGGTCAAGTCGAGGAGTCCTTCGCCCCCTACCTGGGCCTCCTGCAGAACTTCGACGTGCTGGACGCGAAGCCGACCGCGGAGATGTGA
- a CDS encoding cytochrome P450: protein MNSSTVIDGIAGTGGVVGDDSSRRPLKLEDPATVTTVTELTAAHDVAAVHARLREEWGEMAPVELAPGARAWLVTGYRTIVAMARGQLPLTTATSTWNGHEREAPAADSPLLEPLTPTDRPTVERMDGSTHDRLRTPLDEVLGVIDEAEIARTTRARCEELIDGFAGTGVADLVREYVAPMPQLTLGAFLGFDPATAQQVFEAASGPTTGRNAAAAVHQLSFLLNGPASRRPDGEPTPAGLLARHESYESTAEVAFGLLSLTAIASRGLQAWLAQTLYLSLTDDRFAQQLAGGRLGIDEALDQVLWTASPVSTLGPRIAVEDFLHEDKLVQSGDALLLGVGAVGSDPAIRGQGAWDGSGSRAHLAFGAGAHACPAPHLARLIVRTAAETLHHRLSPKLALRSDELRWAPDLQFRLLEALPVVFTPEQAPLE, encoded by the coding sequence ATGAACAGCTCGACCGTTATCGACGGCATCGCCGGAACCGGCGGTGTCGTCGGCGATGATTCTTCCCGCCGACCCCTGAAACTCGAGGACCCCGCGACCGTCACGACGGTCACCGAGCTCACCGCCGCGCACGACGTCGCCGCCGTCCACGCGCGCCTCCGCGAGGAGTGGGGCGAGATGGCACCCGTCGAACTGGCGCCGGGCGCCCGCGCCTGGCTCGTGACGGGATACCGGACCATCGTCGCGATGGCCCGCGGTCAGCTCCCGCTCACCACCGCGACCAGCACCTGGAACGGACACGAGCGCGAGGCCCCGGCCGCGGACTCGCCGCTGCTCGAACCGCTGACGCCCACCGACCGCCCCACCGTGGAGCGGATGGACGGGAGCACGCACGACCGGCTCCGCACCCCGCTCGACGAGGTGCTCGGGGTGATCGACGAGGCCGAGATCGCCAGGACCACCCGGGCCAGGTGCGAGGAGCTCATCGACGGGTTCGCCGGGACCGGCGTGGCCGACCTGGTGCGCGAATACGTGGCGCCCATGCCGCAGCTCACGCTCGGCGCGTTCCTCGGGTTCGACCCCGCCACCGCGCAGCAGGTGTTCGAGGCCGCGAGCGGCCCGACGACGGGACGGAACGCCGCTGCGGCCGTGCACCAGCTGAGCTTCCTCCTCAACGGGCCCGCATCCCGCCGGCCCGACGGCGAGCCCACCCCGGCCGGGCTGCTCGCACGGCACGAGTCCTACGAGAGCACCGCCGAGGTGGCGTTCGGGCTCCTGTCCCTCACCGCCATCGCGTCGCGCGGCCTGCAGGCCTGGCTGGCGCAGACGCTCTACCTCTCGCTGACCGACGACCGGTTCGCCCAGCAGCTCGCGGGCGGGCGGCTCGGGATCGACGAGGCGCTCGACCAGGTGCTCTGGACCGCGTCACCCGTGAGCACGCTGGGCCCGCGGATCGCCGTCGAGGACTTCCTGCACGAGGACAAGCTCGTGCAGTCGGGGGACGCCCTGCTGCTCGGCGTCGGTGCCGTCGGCTCGGACCCGGCCATCCGGGGGCAGGGAGCCTGGGACGGGTCCGGCAGCCGAGCCCACCTGGCGTTCGGCGCCGGCGCCCACGCGTGCCCGGCGCCGCACCTGGCGCGGCTCATCGTCCGCACGGCCGCCGAGACGCTGCACCACCGCCTCTCGCCGAAGCTCGCCCTGCGGAGCGACGAGCTCCGGTGGGCGCCGGACCTCCAGTTCCGGCTGCTGGAGGCGCTCCCGGTCGTCTTCACCCCCGAGCAGGCTCCGCTGGAGTAG
- a CDS encoding thioredoxin family protein, which produces MEILLLGGVIALTALVGVYWSRRQGAVRGPRVAGDGSPADWLPPGVDLGAHATFVQFSAEVCAACRSTARVLAARAAREDGVVHHELDVEDHLALTGRLGILRTPTVLVLDPSGTEVARMSGAVTPARAGEALARVAGPAPGASSDHGAAPSRVAPRDRGPATELGTTTELGTTADAGRAVATRGRA; this is translated from the coding sequence ATGGAAATCTTGCTGCTGGGTGGTGTGATCGCGCTGACGGCGCTGGTGGGCGTGTACTGGTCGCGACGTCAGGGGGCGGTGCGTGGACCACGGGTCGCGGGCGACGGTAGTCCGGCCGACTGGCTGCCACCGGGCGTCGACCTCGGTGCTCACGCGACGTTCGTGCAGTTCTCCGCGGAGGTGTGCGCGGCGTGCCGGTCGACCGCGCGGGTGCTCGCTGCGCGGGCGGCGCGGGAGGACGGCGTCGTGCACCACGAGCTGGACGTCGAGGACCACCTCGCCCTGACCGGACGCCTGGGCATCCTCCGGACCCCGACCGTCCTGGTCCTCGACCCGAGCGGGACCGAGGTGGCGCGGATGAGCGGCGCGGTCACCCCGGCCCGAGCCGGTGAGGCGCTGGCCCGGGTGGCCGGCCCGGCGCCCGGCGCGAGCTCCGACCACGGCGCGGCACCGAGCCGGGTCGCGCCACGTGACCGCGGGCCGGCGACGGAGCTGGGCACGACGACGGAGCTGGGCACGACGGCGGACGCCGGCCGGGCCGTGGCGACGAGAGGACGGGCATGA
- a CDS encoding sulfotransferase family protein, whose protein sequence is MSRNTRASKVLNTVFAPVVRGREDPANAWAQAVADVEKDAGTQDRALADGLGRVFASIVEEPRLTPLGWFFALKVVKDRYANQLRIQALHAERPEIAEEQITDPVFVLGLPRTATTLTHKVLAVSPAHRGPRAWEMTHTGLEDPDVARRAIKQFDQSIKLVTRLFAPGLKHIHPIRAEDPEESLVLMPHGTYWPLFHGTMPSYRTWYASRGEAELAGDYEYLKRGLQVLQHGRAPKRWILKYPAHLNDMATIKKVFPDATFVWTHRDPVSVVGSTCSLVETLWAPYQKDADRLEIGRLVMESMVTSVDNGLEARLSLPPSSIVDVPYHALSHDPYTEVPRLYSAIGATWTESDAAQLDQVLARPAGTRPHRYDMTRYGLDQAYVEEAFAPYLRLLNSFDTLDATPTAEL, encoded by the coding sequence GTGAGCCGCAACACCCGAGCCTCCAAGGTTCTCAACACCGTCTTCGCCCCCGTCGTCCGGGGCCGTGAGGACCCCGCGAACGCCTGGGCCCAGGCCGTCGCCGACGTCGAGAAGGACGCGGGCACCCAGGACCGCGCGCTCGCGGACGGTCTCGGCCGCGTGTTCGCGAGCATCGTCGAGGAGCCCCGGCTGACGCCTCTGGGCTGGTTCTTCGCGTTGAAGGTGGTCAAGGACCGCTACGCCAACCAGTTGCGCATCCAGGCGTTGCATGCCGAGCGCCCGGAGATCGCCGAGGAGCAGATCACCGATCCGGTGTTCGTCCTCGGGCTGCCGCGCACCGCGACCACCCTCACCCACAAGGTGCTCGCGGTGTCGCCCGCGCATCGCGGGCCGCGCGCGTGGGAGATGACCCACACCGGCCTCGAGGACCCGGACGTCGCCCGGCGCGCGATCAAGCAGTTCGACCAGAGCATCAAGCTCGTCACGCGCCTCTTCGCGCCGGGCCTGAAGCACATCCATCCCATCCGTGCCGAGGACCCGGAGGAGTCGCTGGTGCTCATGCCGCACGGAACGTACTGGCCCCTGTTCCACGGCACCATGCCCTCCTACCGCACCTGGTACGCGAGTCGCGGCGAGGCGGAGCTGGCCGGCGACTACGAGTACCTGAAGCGGGGCCTGCAGGTGCTGCAGCACGGCCGGGCGCCCAAGCGGTGGATCCTCAAGTACCCGGCGCACCTGAACGACATGGCGACGATCAAGAAGGTGTTCCCGGACGCCACGTTCGTCTGGACGCATCGCGACCCGGTCTCCGTCGTCGGCTCCACCTGCAGTCTCGTGGAGACGCTGTGGGCGCCCTACCAGAAGGACGCGGACCGGCTCGAGATCGGGCGGCTCGTGATGGAGTCGATGGTCACGTCGGTGGACAACGGGCTGGAGGCGCGGCTGAGCCTGCCGCCGTCGTCCATCGTGGACGTGCCGTACCACGCGCTGAGCCACGACCCGTACACCGAGGTGCCGCGCCTGTACTCGGCGATCGGGGCGACGTGGACGGAGAGCGACGCGGCGCAGCTCGACCAGGTGCTGGCCCGGCCGGCGGGCACGCGCCCGCACCGGTACGACATGACGCGCTACGGCCTGGACCAGGCCTACGTCGAGGAGGCGTTCGCCCCCTACCTGCGTCTGCTGAACAGCTTCGACACGCTGGACGCGACGCCGACGGCGGAGCTGTGA
- a CDS encoding DUF4395 domain-containing protein: MTTPSSTRNTGTIDPRGPRLGAGITALLLAVVMLFGASTAGLVLLAVIAFGFVLGAVRGAEGTWQGWIFRTLVRPRLAPPEEMEDRRPPRFAQLVGLIVTAAGVVLGLLGVLAAVPVAAAVAFVAAALNAVFGLCLGCEMYLVLRRWGAIRPA, translated from the coding sequence ATGACGACGCCGTCGAGTACGAGGAACACGGGGACGATCGACCCGCGCGGACCACGGCTCGGCGCCGGGATCACGGCGCTGCTGCTGGCCGTCGTCATGCTGTTCGGCGCGAGCACGGCGGGTCTCGTGCTGCTCGCCGTCATCGCGTTCGGCTTCGTGCTCGGTGCGGTGCGCGGGGCGGAGGGCACCTGGCAGGGCTGGATCTTCCGGACCCTCGTGCGCCCTCGCCTCGCGCCGCCGGAGGAGATGGAGGACCGGCGCCCGCCCCGCTTCGCCCAGCTCGTCGGGCTGATCGTGACCGCCGCGGGTGTGGTGCTCGGGCTTCTCGGCGTGCTCGCGGCCGTCCCGGTCGCCGCCGCGGTGGCGTTCGTCGCGGCCGCCCTCAACGCCGTGTTCGGCCTGTGCCTCGGCTGCGAGATGTACCTCGTGCTGCGCCGCTGGGGCGCGATCCGCCCAGCCTGA
- a CDS encoding YchJ family protein, translating to MDDTARCPCLSGETYGACCGRYHHGAGTAAPTAEALMRSRYAAFAVGDAAYLLATWSPSSRPGTLDLDDDVRWQRLDILRTEAGGPFDDTGVVEFVAHYRAPTGRGRLHEVSRFERTGGRWYYLDGTTN from the coding sequence ATGGACGACACCGCACGCTGCCCCTGCCTGTCCGGCGAGACCTACGGCGCCTGCTGCGGCCGGTATCACCACGGCGCCGGCACCGCGGCCCCCACCGCGGAGGCGCTGATGCGGTCGCGTTACGCCGCCTTCGCCGTCGGCGACGCCGCCTACCTGCTGGCCACGTGGTCGCCGTCGTCCCGCCCCGGCACGCTCGACCTGGACGACGACGTCCGCTGGCAGCGCCTCGACATCCTGCGCACCGAGGCCGGCGGCCCGTTCGACGACACGGGCGTGGTCGAGTTCGTCGCCCACTACCGCGCACCCACCGGGCGCGGGCGCCTGCACGAGGTGAGCCGGTTCGAGCGAACGGGCGGACGCTGGTACTACCTCGACGGAACGACGAACTGA
- a CDS encoding CsbD family protein: MGTDDKIRNKAEEGTGKAKEAAGDATGDDELAAEGKSDQAKAKLKDAAEGVKDAAADVRDAFKK; encoded by the coding sequence ATGGGTACGGACGACAAGATCCGGAACAAGGCCGAGGAAGGCACCGGCAAGGCGAAGGAGGCCGCCGGGGACGCGACCGGCGACGACGAGCTCGCCGCCGAAGGCAAGTCCGACCAGGCCAAGGCCAAGCTCAAGGACGCGGCCGAGGGCGTCAAGGACGCCGCCGCCGACGTCAGGGACGCCTTCAAGAAGTGA
- a CDS encoding sulfotransferase family protein: MTRTPRTSKVLNAMFSPVIRGYADPATAWDKAVAQVEQDAGLRDRAFADDLGRVVTSYAEEPRILPLGWTIGLGQVKDRYANRLRILRMVEEHPEIVGEPITDPVFVLGLPRTATTLAHRVLAASPAHRGPAMWEMLHTGYEDPSTAKREIKRLDQGQALMGVFAPALKHIHPTGAAQAEESLMLLPHGPFWQYMFGPMPSYGAWYAGRGAAELAGDYEYLKLGLQALQFGRERKRWILKYPGHLNDMTTIKQVFPDATFVWTHRDPASVLGSTCSMVETLWSTYQTDPSPQDIGRFVLEKMTAMVDNALEARLSLPPSSIVDVPYHKLSADPHTEVPRLYTAIGATWTESDAAQLDRVVTKPAGTRKHEYDIDHYALPPNQVEEAFAAYLGLLRNFDELDAEPTAEL, encoded by the coding sequence ATGACCCGCACACCCCGAACCTCCAAGGTTCTGAACGCCATGTTTTCCCCCGTCATCCGGGGGTACGCCGACCCGGCGACTGCGTGGGACAAGGCCGTCGCCCAGGTCGAGCAGGACGCCGGTCTGCGGGACCGGGCATTCGCCGACGACCTCGGACGGGTGGTGACGAGCTACGCCGAGGAGCCGCGGATCCTGCCCCTGGGCTGGACCATCGGCCTCGGCCAGGTCAAGGACCGCTACGCCAACCGGCTACGGATCCTGCGCATGGTCGAGGAGCATCCGGAGATCGTCGGCGAGCCCATCACCGACCCGGTGTTCGTGCTCGGCCTGCCGCGCACCGCCACGACGCTCGCGCACCGGGTGCTCGCGGCCTCCCCGGCCCACCGCGGGCCCGCCATGTGGGAGATGCTGCACACCGGCTACGAGGACCCGTCCACCGCGAAGCGGGAGATCAAGAGGCTCGACCAGGGCCAGGCCCTCATGGGCGTGTTCGCCCCGGCACTCAAGCACATCCATCCCACCGGCGCCGCCCAGGCGGAGGAGTCCCTGATGCTCCTGCCGCACGGGCCCTTCTGGCAGTACATGTTCGGCCCCATGCCGTCCTACGGCGCGTGGTACGCGGGACGCGGCGCGGCCGAGCTCGCCGGCGACTACGAGTACCTGAAGCTCGGCCTGCAGGCGCTCCAGTTCGGGCGTGAGCGCAAGCGGTGGATCCTCAAGTATCCCGGGCACCTCAACGACATGACGACGATCAAGCAGGTCTTCCCGGACGCCACGTTCGTCTGGACCCACCGTGACCCGGCGTCCGTGCTCGGCTCGACGTGCAGCATGGTGGAGACCCTGTGGTCGACCTACCAGACCGACCCGAGCCCGCAGGACATCGGAAGGTTCGTCCTGGAGAAGATGACCGCGATGGTGGACAACGCGCTCGAGGCCCGGCTCAGCCTGCCGCCGTCGTCCATCGTGGACGTGCCCTACCACAAGCTCAGCGCCGACCCGCACACCGAGGTGCCCCGCCTCTACACCGCGATCGGGGCGACCTGGACGGAGAGCGACGCGGCCCAGCTCGACCGGGTGGTCACCAAGCCCGCGGGCACCCGCAAGCACGAGTACGACATCGACCACTACGCCCTGCCCCCCAACCAGGTCGAAGAGGCGTTCGCCGCCTACCTGGGCCTGCTGCGCAACTTCGACGAGCTGGACGCGGAGCCGACGGCGGAGCTGTGA
- a CDS encoding RICIN domain-containing protein, translating into MSTPLSRRLKPLLSVVAAACVTAALLVATPFTASAQVEPGIWYVVESRHSNLVLDISGGSTEPGTELVQWNRNDATNQQFRFLDAGNGYYRIQARHSNQVLDVWEWDAENGATIAQYDDLGGTNQQWQVTENSDGYHTFVNRFSGKALDVWELSTTAGDRISQYDPTGGANQQWRLIPVDDGGTTDPPGDGTYQAEALTRGVSVIPTGSGHLVSWRLLGTDSPDTTFHVYRDGQRLTSSPLTGATNYWDDGGSSGSTYSVSAVNDGTEGTPSDAEVRFGSGGYRDIPIQAPPGGSTPSGSFSYEANDTSVGDLDGDGDYEYIVKWYPTNAKDNAHSGYTGNTILDAYTLEGDRLWRIDLGRNIRSGAHYTQFQVYDYDGDGDAEVAMKTADATVDGQGTVIGNAGADHRNGSGYVLDGPEYLTIFDGRTGAAIDTINYQPPRGNVSSWGDNYGNRVDRFLAGTAYLDGETPSMIFSRGYYTRSVIWAVDFDGQNLSTRWIFDSDSAGSQYEGQGAHSLSIADLDGDGRQDVVFGAMAIGADGQPLWNTRMYHGDALHVSDFVPDNPGQEVFMPGEHSNQPSSRLVDGDTGSILFQTSPTGDNGRAVAANVDAGNPGAEFWSSQVSGLLNASGNSIGSKPSSINFVTWWDDDGERELLDGTHIDNYSPGERRLTGSGVASNNGTKATPALSADLFGDWREEVVWRTSDNSALRIYSTPYETDLRIPTLMHDPQYRVAIAFQNTAYNQPPHPSFYIGSDMSPAPWPNVVTP; encoded by the coding sequence GTGTCCACACCTCTGAGCAGACGCCTGAAACCCCTCCTGTCCGTCGTGGCGGCCGCGTGCGTGACCGCCGCGCTGCTCGTCGCCACCCCGTTCACCGCCTCGGCCCAGGTCGAGCCGGGCATCTGGTACGTCGTCGAGTCCCGCCACTCGAACCTCGTCCTGGACATCTCCGGTGGCTCCACCGAGCCGGGCACCGAGCTGGTGCAGTGGAACCGGAACGACGCGACCAACCAGCAGTTCCGGTTCCTCGACGCCGGGAACGGCTACTACCGCATCCAGGCCCGCCACTCGAACCAGGTCCTCGACGTCTGGGAATGGGACGCCGAGAACGGCGCGACCATCGCCCAGTACGACGACCTGGGCGGCACCAACCAGCAGTGGCAGGTCACGGAGAACTCCGACGGCTACCACACCTTCGTCAACCGCTTCTCCGGCAAGGCACTCGACGTCTGGGAGCTCTCCACCACGGCCGGCGACCGGATCTCCCAGTACGACCCGACCGGCGGCGCCAACCAGCAGTGGCGCCTGATCCCGGTCGACGACGGCGGCACCACGGACCCGCCCGGGGACGGCACCTACCAGGCCGAGGCCCTGACGCGCGGCGTCTCGGTGATCCCCACGGGGTCGGGCCACCTGGTGAGCTGGCGCCTCCTGGGCACCGACTCCCCCGACACGACGTTCCACGTCTACCGTGACGGCCAGCGCCTCACGTCCTCGCCGCTGACCGGCGCGACGAACTACTGGGACGACGGCGGGTCGTCCGGCTCCACCTACTCGGTGTCGGCCGTGAACGACGGCACCGAGGGAACGCCGTCGGACGCCGAGGTCCGGTTCGGCTCGGGCGGCTACCGGGACATCCCCATCCAGGCGCCCCCGGGCGGCTCGACGCCGTCGGGCAGCTTCAGCTACGAGGCGAACGACACGAGCGTCGGCGACCTGGACGGTGACGGCGACTACGAGTACATCGTGAAGTGGTACCCCACCAACGCGAAGGACAACGCGCACTCCGGCTACACCGGCAACACGATCCTCGACGCCTACACCCTGGAGGGCGACCGCCTGTGGCGGATCGACCTGGGCCGCAACATCCGGTCCGGCGCTCACTACACGCAGTTCCAGGTCTACGACTACGACGGCGACGGTGACGCCGAGGTCGCGATGAAGACCGCGGACGCCACGGTCGACGGTCAGGGCACGGTGATCGGCAACGCCGGCGCCGACCACCGCAACGGCAGCGGCTACGTCCTCGACGGCCCGGAGTACCTGACGATCTTCGACGGCCGCACCGGCGCCGCCATCGACACGATCAACTACCAGCCCCCGCGCGGCAACGTCTCGAGCTGGGGCGACAACTACGGCAACCGCGTCGACCGCTTCCTCGCCGGCACGGCGTACCTCGACGGGGAGACGCCGTCGATGATCTTCTCCCGCGGCTACTACACCCGCTCGGTCATCTGGGCTGTCGACTTCGACGGGCAGAACCTGTCCACCCGGTGGATCTTCGACTCCGACAGCGCGGGCAGCCAGTACGAGGGCCAGGGCGCGCACAGCCTCTCGATCGCCGACCTCGACGGCGACGGCCGCCAGGACGTGGTGTTCGGGGCGATGGCGATCGGGGCGGACGGACAGCCGCTGTGGAACACGCGGATGTACCACGGCGACGCGCTGCACGTGAGCGACTTCGTGCCGGACAACCCGGGTCAGGAGGTCTTCATGCCCGGCGAGCACTCGAACCAGCCGTCCTCGCGGCTGGTCGACGGCGACACCGGGTCGATCCTCTTCCAGACCTCACCGACCGGGGACAACGGCCGCGCCGTCGCCGCGAACGTCGACGCCGGCAACCCGGGCGCCGAGTTCTGGTCCTCGCAGGTGAGCGGCCTGCTGAACGCGTCGGGGAACTCGATCGGCAGCAAGCCCAGCTCGATCAACTTCGTCACGTGGTGGGACGACGACGGCGAACGCGAGCTGCTGGACGGCACGCACATCGACAACTACTCGCCGGGTGAGCGCCGGCTCACCGGTTCCGGCGTGGCGTCGAACAACGGCACCAAGGCGACCCCCGCCCTGTCGGCCGACCTGTTCGGCGACTGGCGCGAGGAGGTCGTGTGGCGCACGAGCGACAACTCGGCCCTGCGCATCTACTCCACGCCGTACGAGACGGACCTGCGGATCCCCACCCTGATGCACGACCCGCAGTACCGCGTCGCGATCGCCTTCCAGAACACGGCCTACAACCAGCCGCCCCACCCGAGCTTCTACATCGGGAGCGACATGTCCCCGGCCCCCTGGCCGAACGTGGTGACGCCGTGA